A segment of the Helicobacter sp. 'house sparrow 1' genome:
GGGATTCTAAAGGGAAGGCATTTACTATTGGAGACCCTTTAAATATAGGGATAAGATTAGGATTTAGTTTTTAATTTATGATAATTATTCTTATTTTTATAATTATTTAAGCTAAAGATTGTTAGAATATCACCGCTGCAAAAGAGATTTTGTGGTGTCTAAGTAATGAACGTGGTTTTTTACATTGTCTTCCTTATGTTGGCCCTCGCTTTTTAGCGGGGGCTTTTTTGTTTCTGGCTAAAAGCAACTGATATATTTTTCTAACAGACTAGTTTTTCACAACTATTAGCATCTTGTTGTAATTTTTGTAATATCTTTTCATACTTTTGTAATACTTATATAGTTTGAGTCTAAAATTTTAAAATGAAAAGTTGGTTATGGAAATTACTATTGCAGAAATACAAGAAAATGATCTATTTGAAATAGAAAAACTCTATTTTGATTCCATTAGACAAAATGCTTCTGGGTTTATACAAAGATTAGATTTGATGCCAGATATTAAGGATGTAGTTTTTTGGAAGAAAAAACAAGGAGATGCTTTTTTTTATTTAAAAAAACATCAAGAAATAGTGGGTATGTGTGGCTTAGTAAAAAAAGATGATGGGGTCGTGGAACTATCTAAATTTCATATAAAAAAAGAATATCAAAACCAAGGTTTAGGTAAAAAAATGCTTCTTTTTGTGCAAAAATACGCAAGCAATAATTTTTTTAATAAGATTGTTTTACATGTGAGTAAAACTCAAAAAGCGGCAATTGCGCTTTATCTTAGTCAAGGTTTTGAGATTATAGAACAAAGGGATTGTATTGTAGAAATTGAAGATATTAGATATTGTTACCCTACATTTTTTATGCAAAAAAATATATAAGGCTCTTGATGATAAATATTGTTTTAGTTGAACCTCAAATACCTCAAAATACTGGAAATATTGGAAGATTGTGTGTTGCGGGAAATGCGAGATTGCATTTAATACATCCTTTAGGATTTAATATTGATGAAAAATCTCTTAAGCGTGCAGGAATGGATTATTGGGAATCTTTAGTTGTTCAAGAATATGAAGATATCTTTTCTTTTTGGAAGCAAAACCATGTGAATGATAAACATTTTTTCTTAAGCACAAAGGCTGAAAAAGTTTATTATGATGCAGCATTTTGTGATGAATGTTTTTTATATTTTGGTAGAGAAGATGCAGGGATTAATCCAGAGATATTGCAAGCATATAAACAACAAGTCTATAAGATTCCAATGTATGGAGATACAAGAAGCATTAATCTTGCAACATCCGTGGGTGCAGTTTTGTATGAGGCAATTAGACAGAGTATGACCTATAAAAATTTTTAGGGTCGAAAATACTTTCTTAATCCTTGATTACTTTGGTTAAATTCTTTTGGTTTTTCTTTGGGAGGATTTTTACATCCTTGAGGTTGTAGTTTTTCTAGCAAGCTACCCTTGGGATTATGGGTTTTTTCTTTATCTTTAGGATGATTATGCTGTGCCTCTTGTGTGAGACAAAAAGTAAGGCAACAAAGTAGTAAGACTATCTTTTTTATTAGGAAATCCATAATATTTTATCCATCCAACCAAATAAAATACAAACACCAAGAAAAATAAGCAAGATTCCAGAACAAATTTCAATACTTCTAAAATGTTTTTTAATCTTTGTAAATAAACTAAAAGCTTTTTGTATAAAGAGAGCCACAAGTAAAAAGGGAATAGCAAGTCCAATTGCATATACGACAATAAGGAGAATTCCAAAATTTCTTTCTGAACTGCTTAAGATGATAATGCTTGAGAAAATAGGACCAAGACACGGAGTCCAGCCTAGTGCAAAGCTTATCCCTAAAAGAAATGGGGATAGAATATGATGAAAGATCTTTTTTTTATCCACGCTAAGATTGAAAGCCTTAGTCTTGTATAATAAAGATAGACGCAAGATCCCTAAGAAATGCAATCCAAATATTATGATAATAACTCCTCCTAATTGTTTGATCCAATATGGAGCAAAAACATCAATTATTTTTGCAGAAGAGATGCCAAAGAGAATAAAAATAAGACCAAATCCAAGAGTAAAGATTAAAGCTTTATAAAAGAGTGCAAAGCTTGTTTTTTGCTCTTTAAGATATTGTAGATTTTCCCCGCAAATGTAAGACATATATGCAGGAACAAGTGGCAAAATACAAGGACTTAGAAAAGTTAATATGCCAGCTAAGAGTGTAACAAATAGCGGTGCAGTCTGAAAAAAAGCTTCTAAAAATTGTTCCATAAAACCCCTACTTAAGCAGTTTATTACTGTGAATTAAAGCATAAAAAAACAAATTTTAGTTATAATTGTCTCTACCTCAAGATAGTTTGGAAAATCTTGAGACTTTTTAAGATGGGGGAGTAGATGACAGACAAGATTGACAAGAGAGTGTCGAGTTTTGAGAGTTTTGGATTATCAAAAGGTCTGCTGAGAGGAATTAGGGAAGCGGGTTTTCAATCGCCAAGTCCTATACAAGAACAGGCTATACCAATAGCGTTAAAGAAGCGAGATATAATTGCACAGGCTCAAACTGGAACTGGTAAGACTGCCGCTTTTGCATTACCAATTATAGAGATGTTGAAAAATGATAAAAATATTGAGGCATTGGTGATTACTCCAACAAGAGAGCTTGCAATGCAAATTAGCGATGAATTTTACAAGCTTGGTAGGTTTGTAAAGACTCGAACGGTTTGTGTTTATGGTGGGCAAAGTATTAAAAAACAATGTGAGCTTATTGAAAAAAACCCTCAAATTATGATTGCAACTCCAGGAAGATTGTTAGATCACTTAAAAAATCAAAGAATTAAAAAGTTTAAACCCCGTTTTGTTGTTTTAGATGAGAGCGATGAGATGCTTGATATGGGATTTTTAGATACGATTGAAGA
Coding sequences within it:
- a CDS encoding GNAT family N-acetyltransferase; amino-acid sequence: MEITIAEIQENDLFEIEKLYFDSIRQNASGFIQRLDLMPDIKDVVFWKKKQGDAFFYLKKHQEIVGMCGLVKKDDGVVELSKFHIKKEYQNQGLGKKMLLFVQKYASNNFFNKIVLHVSKTQKAAIALYLSQGFEIIEQRDCIVEIEDIRYCYPTFFMQKNI
- a CDS encoding cytochrome c biogenesis protein CcdA; its protein translation is MEQFLEAFFQTAPLFVTLLAGILTFLSPCILPLVPAYMSYICGENLQYLKEQKTSFALFYKALIFTLGFGLIFILFGISSAKIIDVFAPYWIKQLGGVIIIIFGLHFLGILRLSLLYKTKAFNLSVDKKKIFHHILSPFLLGISFALGWTPCLGPIFSSIIILSSSERNFGILLIVVYAIGLAIPFLLVALFIQKAFSLFTKIKKHFRSIEICSGILLIFLGVCILFGWMDKILWIS
- a CDS encoding tRNA (cytidine(34)-2'-O)-methyltransferase: MINIVLVEPQIPQNTGNIGRLCVAGNARLHLIHPLGFNIDEKSLKRAGMDYWESLVVQEYEDIFSFWKQNHVNDKHFFLSTKAEKVYYDAAFCDECFLYFGREDAGINPEILQAYKQQVYKIPMYGDTRSINLATSVGAVLYEAIRQSMTYKNF